Proteins from a single region of bacterium:
- a CDS encoding aminotransferase class I/II-fold pyridoxal phosphate-dependent enzyme, translating to MSSEFRHDFDKLRRLPPYVLAEVTELRHAARRAGEDVIDLGMGNPDLPTPPHVVEKICEAATVGRNHRYSASRGVPNLRAACSEWYARNHGVEIDPNGEAIAVIGAKEGLSHFVLVTIGPGDVVLAPDPAYPIHQYSVIFAGGDLRHVPLNAETDFLENLEQAVARTWPKPKLLILSFPHNPTTVTVTREFWEKIVAFAKEHHLMVVHDFAYAEICYEGYRPPSILEVPGARDVAIEFLSLSKSHSMAGWRVGFAAGNREMVHALTRIKSYLDYGIPTPIQVGAIVALRGPQDCVAEVCSTYQARRDALIDGLGQQGPGEWKIEKPLATMFVWAPIPEPFRSMGSLEFSKKLLREAQVAVAPGIGFGEGGEGHVRFALVENTHRIRQAVRGIRRFLSGTTS from the coding sequence TTGTCCAGCGAATTCCGCCACGATTTCGACAAGCTCCGCCGGCTGCCGCCCTATGTGCTGGCGGAGGTGACCGAGCTGCGCCACGCGGCCCGCCGGGCCGGCGAGGACGTGATCGATCTCGGCATGGGCAATCCGGATCTGCCGACCCCGCCGCACGTGGTCGAGAAGATCTGCGAGGCTGCAACGGTCGGCCGGAACCATCGTTATTCGGCGTCACGCGGAGTGCCGAACCTGCGGGCAGCCTGCAGTGAGTGGTATGCGCGCAATCATGGGGTCGAGATCGATCCCAATGGCGAAGCGATCGCAGTGATCGGCGCCAAGGAAGGTCTCTCGCATTTCGTGCTCGTGACGATCGGTCCAGGCGATGTGGTGTTGGCGCCCGACCCCGCCTACCCGATCCACCAGTACTCGGTGATCTTTGCCGGCGGGGACCTCCGTCACGTCCCTCTGAACGCGGAGACCGATTTCCTCGAGAATCTGGAGCAAGCCGTCGCTCGCACCTGGCCGAAGCCGAAGCTCCTGATTCTCTCGTTCCCCCACAATCCGACGACGGTCACGGTTACGCGGGAATTCTGGGAAAAGATCGTCGCGTTCGCCAAGGAACACCACCTCATGGTGGTGCACGATTTTGCCTACGCAGAGATCTGCTACGAAGGCTATCGTCCGCCTAGCATTCTCGAGGTGCCTGGTGCCCGCGACGTCGCCATCGAGTTCCTGTCGCTCTCCAAGAGCCACTCGATGGCGGGTTGGCGTGTCGGTTTCGCCGCCGGAAATCGTGAGATGGTCCACGCGCTCACCCGCATCAAGAGCTATCTCGACTACGGAATCCCGACTCCCATCCAGGTGGGTGCGATCGTCGCGCTGCGCGGGCCTCAGGATTGCGTCGCCGAGGTCTGCTCGACGTACCAGGCACGACGGGATGCCCTGATTGACGGCCTCGGCCAACAGGGGCCCGGCGAATGGAAGATCGAGAAGCCGTTGGCCACGATGTTCGTCTGGGCGCCGATTCCGGAGCCCTTCCGGAGCATGGGGTCGCTCGAGTTCTCGAAGAAGCTGCTGCGGGAGGCCCAGGTCGCTGTGGCCCCCGGGATCGGCTTCGGGGAGGGTGGCGAAGGCCACGTACGCTTCGCCCTGGTCGAGAACACCCATCGTATTCGCCAGGCGGTGCGCGGTATTCGCCGCTTCCTGTCGGGCACGACCAGCTAG
- a CDS encoding homoserine dehydrogenase gives MSGDAIGVGLIGLGTIGTGVAKVLERNASVISQRLGFPLRLVRVADLDTETDRGIDLSGVQFDRDTEGLIADPNVDIVVELIGGYEVARRITLASIAAGKHVVSANKALLAKHGKEIFEAAAKQGVDVAFEASVGGGIPILRSMREGLAANRIESLHGIMNGTTNYVLTEMESTGEAFDVVLKRAQDLGYAEVDPTFDVDGIDAAHKLTLLVAMAYGAELTDDDIPTEGIRGLAPLDFEAAEEFGYRIKLLGIAKRREGPNGEERIEARVHPTMIPRESLLAKVDGAMNAIAVHGDAVGPTLFYGAGAGEMPTASAVVADLMEVAREIRRGKAGRVAPLSYMPDHLERKPLVPPGEVHARCYLVFTAEDKPGVLGQIASILGENGISIQSVIQQPLERDARAVPVVVLTHPAVEESVRSALAEIDQLSEVLVPTRLVRIEEDL, from the coding sequence ATGAGTGGGGACGCCATCGGCGTCGGCCTGATCGGCCTGGGAACCATTGGCACCGGTGTGGCCAAGGTTCTCGAACGGAACGCCTCCGTCATCAGCCAACGTCTCGGCTTTCCGTTGCGGTTGGTCCGCGTTGCAGATCTCGACACGGAGACGGATCGGGGAATCGACCTGTCGGGCGTCCAGTTCGATCGGGACACCGAAGGTCTGATTGCGGATCCGAACGTCGACATCGTCGTCGAGTTGATTGGCGGCTACGAGGTAGCACGCCGCATTACACTCGCGTCGATCGCGGCGGGCAAGCACGTGGTTTCCGCCAACAAGGCCCTTCTCGCCAAGCATGGCAAGGAGATTTTCGAGGCCGCCGCGAAACAGGGTGTCGATGTGGCCTTCGAGGCCAGTGTGGGCGGAGGCATTCCGATCCTGCGCTCGATGCGTGAGGGGCTGGCTGCGAACAGGATCGAGAGCCTGCATGGCATCATGAACGGCACGACCAACTACGTGCTGACCGAGATGGAGAGCACCGGCGAAGCCTTCGATGTCGTGCTGAAGCGCGCCCAGGATCTGGGCTACGCGGAAGTGGATCCGACCTTCGATGTGGACGGCATCGATGCCGCCCACAAGCTCACCCTGCTCGTGGCGATGGCCTACGGTGCCGAACTGACCGATGACGACATCCCGACCGAGGGCATTCGCGGCCTTGCGCCGCTCGATTTCGAAGCGGCCGAGGAGTTCGGCTATCGGATCAAGCTGCTGGGCATCGCCAAGCGGCGCGAGGGGCCGAATGGCGAAGAACGCATCGAAGCCCGCGTGCATCCGACGATGATTCCGCGCGAAAGCCTGTTGGCAAAGGTGGACGGCGCGATGAATGCCATTGCCGTCCACGGCGACGCAGTCGGCCCGACGCTCTTCTACGGCGCAGGTGCGGGCGAGATGCCGACAGCCAGTGCCGTGGTGGCCGACCTGATGGAGGTGGCCCGCGAAATCCGCCGGGGAAAAGCCGGCCGTGTCGCCCCGCTCTCGTACATGCCCGACCACCTGGAACGCAAGCCCCTGGTGCCACCCGGTGAGGTACACGCGCGCTGCTATCTCGTCTTCACCGCCGAGGACAAGCCCGGTGTGCTCGGCCAGATCGCGTCGATCCTTGGCGAGAACGGCATTTCGATCCAATCCGTGATTCAGCAGCCCCTCGAGCGAGACGCCCGGGCGGTGCCCGTGGTGGTCCTGACCCATCCGGCCGTGGAAGAATCGGTCAGGTCGGCGCTCGCCGAGATCGACCAGCTCTCTGAAGTGTTGGTGCCGACGCGCCTGGTGCGCATCGAGGAGGATCTGTGA
- the thrC gene encoding threonine synthase, whose amino-acid sequence MADECQPRAWFQSLQHPEERYGLDEVVYTDRDGGLLQVVHDMDELRKVSAADWKKRFEDRGHRSEWPYGSGVWGKKEWVLPEVDPENVVSMYEGHTNLFWAERYGRELGLEDLWLKLCGNTHTGSFKDLGMTVLVSMVNEMRSRGREIQAVACASTGDTSAALAAYAAAASIPAIVFLPRGKISTAQLIQPIANGAIVFALDTDFDGCMEIVKQVAEKDGIYLANSMNSLRIEGQKTVGVEIVQQFDWEVPDWIVIPGGNLGNVSALAKGLDMMLDLGLISRKPRIVCAQAEQANPLYLAYQRDFEVFEPIHARPTLASAIQIGNPVSYAKAVDAIQRYDGIVEQASEAELAEECARADRTGLFNCPHTGVALAATRKLVANGTIRPSDRVVVVSTAHGLKFTDFKVAYHEMKLANVESERPNPSIELPADYGQVRDRMLKEIELRFSGSAGGA is encoded by the coding sequence ATGGCCGACGAATGCCAGCCCCGTGCCTGGTTCCAGAGCCTTCAACATCCGGAAGAACGCTACGGCCTCGACGAAGTCGTCTACACCGATCGCGATGGCGGGCTGCTGCAGGTCGTTCACGATATGGACGAACTGCGCAAGGTTTCCGCAGCCGATTGGAAGAAGCGCTTCGAGGATCGGGGCCACCGATCCGAGTGGCCCTATGGCTCCGGCGTCTGGGGAAAGAAGGAATGGGTGCTTCCGGAGGTCGATCCGGAGAACGTGGTCTCCATGTACGAAGGCCATACCAATCTGTTCTGGGCGGAGCGCTACGGGCGGGAGCTCGGTCTCGAGGATCTCTGGCTGAAGCTCTGTGGCAACACGCATACGGGTTCCTTCAAGGATCTCGGAATGACGGTGCTCGTTTCGATGGTGAATGAGATGCGGTCGCGTGGCCGCGAGATCCAGGCTGTCGCCTGTGCCTCCACTGGCGATACCAGCGCCGCGCTCGCGGCTTACGCCGCAGCCGCTTCGATTCCCGCCATCGTCTTCCTGCCCCGGGGCAAGATCTCGACGGCCCAGCTGATCCAGCCGATCGCCAACGGCGCCATCGTCTTTGCGCTCGATACGGATTTCGATGGCTGTATGGAGATCGTCAAGCAGGTTGCCGAGAAGGACGGGATCTATCTCGCGAACTCGATGAACAGCCTGCGCATCGAGGGTCAGAAGACGGTTGGTGTCGAGATCGTCCAGCAATTCGATTGGGAAGTGCCGGACTGGATCGTGATCCCCGGCGGAAACCTGGGGAATGTCTCTGCGTTGGCGAAGGGCCTCGACATGATGCTCGATCTCGGGCTCATCTCGCGGAAACCGCGCATCGTGTGCGCCCAGGCGGAACAGGCGAATCCCCTCTATCTGGCGTATCAGCGCGATTTCGAGGTCTTCGAGCCCATCCACGCACGGCCTACGCTGGCGTCGGCGATCCAGATCGGCAATCCGGTTTCCTACGCGAAGGCCGTGGATGCAATCCAGCGCTACGACGGCATCGTGGAGCAGGCCAGCGAGGCCGAGCTTGCGGAAGAATGCGCCCGCGCCGATCGGACCGGACTCTTCAACTGCCCGCATACGGGCGTTGCCCTCGCGGCAACACGCAAGCTGGTAGCGAACGGAACGATTCGGCCCTCCGATCGGGTCGTCGTCGTCTCGACCGCCCACGGTCTGAAGTTCACCGATTTCAAGGTGGCCTATCACGAGATGAAGCTGGCCAACGTGGAATCCGAGCGTCCCAACCCGTCCATCGAGTTGCCCGCGGACTACGGCCAGGTGCGCGACCGGATGCTGAAGGAGATCGAATTGCGTTTCAGCGGATCTGCGGGAGGCGCCTGA
- a CDS encoding riboflavin synthase — MFTGIVEAVGRIEALTPCGEHVRLEIAEPGLAAEVGMGDSVAVNGACLTVAAFGEERIGFDAIRETLARTSLGDLQVGDAVNLERAMRADGRFDGHIVQGHVDEAGRVRGLERDGSDVRLRIDTSAEFAGLLVGKGSVTIDGVSLTVVNVEAEGFDVALIPHTLDVTTLGRLSGGERVNLEADVLGKYVKQYLERVGPGLGAGA, encoded by the coding sequence ATGTTCACCGGGATCGTCGAGGCGGTGGGCCGGATCGAGGCTTTGACGCCCTGTGGCGAGCATGTTCGTCTGGAGATCGCCGAGCCTGGCCTGGCGGCTGAAGTTGGCATGGGAGATAGCGTCGCGGTCAACGGGGCCTGTCTCACGGTGGCGGCCTTTGGTGAAGAGCGCATCGGCTTCGACGCCATTCGTGAGACCCTGGCGCGTACGAGCCTGGGCGATCTCCAGGTGGGAGATGCGGTGAATCTCGAAAGGGCGATGCGCGCGGATGGCCGCTTCGATGGCCACATCGTCCAAGGACATGTGGATGAGGCAGGAAGAGTGCGCGGGCTCGAGCGCGACGGCAGTGATGTGCGGCTCCGGATCGATACCAGCGCCGAGTTTGCCGGGCTGCTGGTCGGCAAGGGATCGGTGACGATCGATGGTGTCTCGTTGACGGTGGTGAATGTGGAGGCCGAGGGCTTCGATGTCGCTCTGATTCCGCACACCCTCGATGTGACGACGCTCGGGCGTCTCTCCGGGGGAGAACGAGTGAACCTCGAGGCCGACGTGCTGGGCAAGTACGTAAAGCAGTATCTGGAGCGCGTCGGGCCGGGCCTCGGAGCGGGCGCCTGA
- a CDS encoding fumarylacetoacetate hydrolase family protein, with protein MKRAIVVWMVFVAAGGLAGVAAAEGLGECLDATNLPRIARVLDPGGRIVYARVTQHDDGHITHASTVAAASAPLAEVFDRAEGRGGQEFLVSDDRVCAVVDLPEADIDAERRVIVSTGLNYAAHAEEAGGGDVFLFPKPAAPTPPYARVHAPAGVTLLDYEVELAFVLLEDIDPFDPPSRHALLAKSAFFLSNDVSDREAIIRNATLSGLGTGFVEAKGQPGFMPAGPWMVRGSELFAAVRACGADGLGLRLWVGDEVEPRQDASTARMVLQPDELIARIGTWISEHGRRTPMPFMREQDEHFYPFAVDDETPKLPAGSIIQTGTPEGVALHAPSPMGVALRGLLHLRGPFEQFLVEEKARVAAGGTHYLAPGDVVRAKIDGLGAQAFEIGQPCERAGSHACTTKDGS; from the coding sequence ATGAAACGAGCGATCGTGGTCTGGATGGTGTTCGTCGCGGCCGGCGGGCTGGCGGGTGTGGCAGCGGCCGAAGGGTTGGGCGAATGCCTCGATGCGACGAACCTCCCGCGTATTGCTCGCGTCCTCGATCCCGGGGGTCGCATCGTCTACGCCCGAGTCACCCAACACGATGATGGGCACATCACACACGCATCGACCGTCGCCGCTGCTTCCGCCCCACTTGCGGAGGTCTTCGATCGCGCGGAGGGGCGCGGTGGTCAGGAATTCCTCGTCTCGGACGACCGGGTGTGTGCGGTGGTCGACCTGCCCGAAGCGGACATCGACGCCGAGCGCCGGGTCATCGTATCGACCGGGCTGAACTACGCGGCACACGCCGAGGAGGCTGGCGGAGGAGATGTCTTCTTGTTCCCGAAGCCCGCAGCGCCAACCCCGCCCTACGCACGCGTCCATGCTCCCGCCGGAGTGACCCTGCTGGACTACGAGGTCGAACTCGCATTCGTGCTGCTCGAGGACATCGATCCGTTCGACCCACCTTCGCGCCATGCACTCCTGGCAAAGAGCGCCTTCTTCTTGTCGAACGATGTCTCCGATCGCGAAGCCATCATTCGCAACGCAACCCTTTCCGGCCTCGGCACCGGCTTCGTCGAGGCGAAGGGGCAGCCCGGTTTCATGCCGGCCGGACCCTGGATGGTGCGCGGCAGCGAACTCTTTGCAGCGGTTCGTGCTTGCGGCGCCGATGGCCTGGGCCTGCGCCTCTGGGTTGGCGACGAGGTCGAGCCGAGACAGGATGCAAGTACCGCCCGGATGGTTCTCCAGCCTGACGAGTTGATCGCGCGTATCGGAACCTGGATCTCCGAGCACGGACGTCGCACACCCATGCCCTTCATGCGAGAACAGGACGAGCATTTCTATCCCTTTGCGGTGGATGACGAGACACCGAAACTCCCGGCCGGCAGCATCATTCAGACAGGAACACCGGAAGGCGTGGCGCTCCATGCACCCAGTCCGATGGGCGTTGCGCTGCGAGGCCTCCTACACCTGCGCGGCCCCTTCGAACAATTCCTCGTCGAAGAGAAGGCCCGGGTTGCGGCCGGAGGAACGCACTATCTCGCCCCGGGCGACGTCGTACGCGCGAAGATCGACGGACTCGGAGCCCAGGCGTTCGAGATCGGTCAGCCATGCGAACGGGCGGGCTCCCATGCCTGCACGACGAAAGACGGATCTTAG
- a CDS encoding TetR/AcrR family transcriptional regulator: MIESSSPPRTRAPREVRRAQILEAALHCFTESGYHKASMDDLVRASGLSKGSLYWHFESKEEVFLALFDTFADAYFEGWEALDDGNRPLLDVISGGGELAFRTYLGEAGMVRAWVEFLAHPAARDRLAGLYRRSRKQLGDLLERAMERGELKRFPPAPVSTLLIGMIEGILLQASVDSEFDPLAQWPGVMLILKGGLVE; this comes from the coding sequence ATGATCGAATCCAGCTCCCCGCCCCGTACTCGCGCGCCCCGTGAGGTGCGACGTGCCCAGATCCTCGAAGCCGCGCTGCACTGCTTCACGGAGTCTGGCTATCACAAGGCGAGCATGGACGACCTCGTGCGCGCTTCCGGTTTGTCCAAGGGCAGCCTCTACTGGCATTTCGAGAGCAAGGAAGAGGTGTTTCTGGCTCTCTTCGACACCTTCGCCGATGCGTATTTCGAGGGTTGGGAAGCGCTCGATGACGGGAATCGTCCTCTCCTGGACGTCATTTCTGGCGGCGGTGAACTGGCCTTCCGCACGTATCTCGGAGAGGCTGGCATGGTGCGTGCCTGGGTCGAATTCCTTGCGCATCCGGCGGCCCGTGACCGTCTCGCGGGGCTCTACCGACGCAGTCGGAAACAGCTGGGAGACTTGCTCGAGCGGGCCATGGAGCGGGGCGAGTTGAAGCGTTTTCCCCCGGCGCCCGTCTCAACACTGTTGATCGGCATGATCGAGGGCATCTTGCTGCAGGCTTCAGTCGACAGCGAGTTCGATCCGCTTGCGCAATGGCCGGGTGTCATGTTGATCTTGAAAGGGGGGTTGGTCGAATGA
- a CDS encoding outer membrane lipoprotein-sorting protein: MRVLLALVWMLGGFVASEVIAQENLEPAPEGVTGRQIAERVEDIFRGNTSYMEATMTITSPRLPESRRVSFQAWDDRPEKRSFIRILGPPKDKGMGFLKLHPNMWNYIPRVERTLRIPPSMMLQSWMGSDFSNDDLVRESSQLDDYDHELLGIDPKGASARAYVLQYVPHEDAPVVWGRILTWVDVERSAPLRQDFFDERGERLREMRFSDIREVSGRPYPHQWSMVPLEKTGHETGIEIHEIRFDEDFDDAIFTKRHLTRGGSR, translated from the coding sequence ATGAGGGTTCTGCTTGCGCTGGTGTGGATGCTAGGTGGCTTCGTGGCGAGCGAGGTCATCGCCCAGGAGAACCTGGAACCGGCACCCGAGGGCGTGACCGGCCGTCAGATCGCCGAGCGCGTCGAAGACATTTTCCGGGGCAATACCAGCTACATGGAAGCCACGATGACGATCACGTCGCCGAGGCTTCCGGAGTCACGCCGAGTGAGCTTCCAGGCCTGGGATGATCGCCCCGAGAAGCGCTCGTTCATCCGCATTCTCGGGCCGCCCAAGGACAAGGGCATGGGCTTCCTCAAGCTCCATCCGAACATGTGGAACTACATCCCGCGAGTCGAGCGCACCCTGCGTATCCCACCGTCGATGATGTTGCAGAGCTGGATGGGGAGCGACTTCAGCAACGACGATCTCGTTCGTGAATCGAGCCAGCTCGATGACTATGACCACGAGCTGTTGGGAATCGATCCCAAGGGCGCGAGCGCCCGTGCCTACGTCCTGCAGTACGTGCCTCACGAGGATGCGCCGGTCGTCTGGGGGAGGATCCTCACCTGGGTCGATGTCGAACGCTCGGCACCGCTGCGTCAGGATTTCTTCGACGAGCGTGGCGAGAGGCTCCGAGAGATGCGCTTCTCGGACATTCGTGAGGTTTCCGGGCGTCCGTATCCCCATCAGTGGTCGATGGTTCCCCTGGAGAAGACGGGCCACGAGACCGGCATCGAAATCCACGAGATCCGTTTCGATGAAGATTTCGACGACGCGATCTTCACGAAACGCCATCTGACCCGTGGAGGGAGCCGTTGA
- a CDS encoding ABC transporter permease has translation MSLELRLAKRNIGRNLRRTGLTVAATVFAVFLVVVFVAMAAGMHEKMIEDGVRIHSGHLQVSGKDYLKKRTLEQFVDLDPELLAQLEGVPGALGVAPRVVGFGLASKGSSTHGVAVFGVDPQREGTVSSLPARLASGVFVDGEGRGIVLGERLAKDLGAELGDELLLYSVAYSMETAYDLFRVVGTLHLPEPALERVLAVISLPDAQAFFAYGDRVSEIAVLAESADHVDALEVDLQGLLAENDGQELELHTWAEVMPELKQFIFIDDAGMYIMLAILVVVVAFGILNTILMSVLERTRELGVMLALGLRPGSIFRVVYMESMLLAGIGLIVGLALAIPVVLYFQGHPIPMSEDLQGAAQLIAMEPVITFKLKPLNPIGSMITILGVAALAALYPALKASRARPVDALRSL, from the coding sequence TTGAGCCTCGAGCTTCGTCTGGCCAAGCGCAACATCGGGCGCAATCTGCGGCGGACCGGTCTCACGGTGGCGGCCACGGTATTCGCGGTTTTCCTTGTCGTGGTATTCGTCGCGATGGCCGCGGGAATGCACGAGAAGATGATCGAGGACGGGGTACGCATCCATTCCGGGCACCTGCAGGTCTCCGGCAAGGACTACCTGAAGAAGCGGACCCTGGAGCAATTCGTCGACCTGGATCCAGAGCTTCTGGCGCAGCTGGAAGGTGTGCCGGGCGCGCTCGGTGTGGCACCCCGGGTCGTCGGCTTCGGGCTCGCGTCGAAGGGCTCGTCGACCCATGGCGTGGCGGTCTTCGGTGTGGACCCACAGCGCGAGGGTACCGTCTCGAGCCTTCCCGCCAGGCTGGCTTCCGGCGTATTCGTCGACGGAGAAGGCCGAGGCATCGTGTTGGGCGAGCGCCTGGCCAAGGATCTCGGAGCCGAACTCGGGGACGAACTCCTGCTCTACTCCGTTGCCTACTCGATGGAGACAGCGTACGACCTCTTCCGTGTCGTCGGTACCCTTCATCTGCCCGAGCCAGCTCTGGAACGCGTTCTGGCGGTGATCTCCCTGCCCGACGCGCAAGCTTTTTTCGCCTACGGGGATCGGGTCTCGGAGATCGCGGTGCTGGCGGAGAGTGCCGACCACGTCGATGCCCTCGAGGTCGATCTTCAAGGCTTGCTCGCGGAGAACGACGGCCAGGAGCTGGAGCTGCACACCTGGGCCGAGGTGATGCCAGAGCTGAAGCAGTTCATCTTCATCGACGACGCAGGCATGTACATCATGCTCGCGATCCTCGTCGTGGTGGTCGCCTTCGGCATCCTGAACACGATCCTGATGTCCGTGCTCGAGCGCACCCGGGAGCTCGGAGTGATGCTCGCGCTGGGTCTCAGGCCCGGGTCGATCTTTCGTGTCGTCTACATGGAGTCGATGTTGCTGGCGGGCATCGGACTCATCGTCGGGTTGGCGCTGGCGATTCCCGTGGTGCTCTACTTCCAGGGCCATCCGATTCCCATGTCGGAAGATCTACAAGGAGCCGCCCAGCTCATCGCGATGGAGCCCGTGATCACGTTCAAACTGAAGCCACTGAATCCGATCGGATCGATGATCACGATTCTCGGCGTGGCCGCCCTGGCCGCCCTCTATCCCGCGCTGAAGGCGAGCCGTGCTCGCCCGGTCGACGCCCTGAGGAGCCTGTGA
- a CDS encoding ABC transporter permease produces MAAPGFLRSFLGFLRSIPRFLRSFMQALLRPVTWSMAWRNVGRNPRRTLIVGSAIAIGLGATIVAMAVNYGMIFEMVASAIRTEVGHVQVHGRGYDAKPGIEFRIEPDQGVTPELVADLPEVVAWAPRVRDEGLVSSPRASAGVRLVAIDPLREAEVSVIDESVTQGGFLGDEPRRVLIGERLADRLQVGVDDKVVLSVQDVSGDLTGEAYRVAGLFRTPSRELDEGAVFLPIGEAQRLLGIGEAISEVVIVSNDDRQLEALAARLQERLGAELEVQTWEELRPMLVSMIKIFDEMGWIMYAAIFIAMAFGIANVLLMSLYERIREIGIVLSLGMPPARLVASLMVESLILTLVGVAFGLVVGLLGVWALSDGIDLSAWADGLDAYGMSPVIVPVVRSSDLAQPLAIAVFTAIFASLWPAVRAVRIRPAEAVRHV; encoded by the coding sequence ATGGCGGCACCGGGTTTCCTTCGCAGCTTCCTGGGTTTCCTTCGCAGCATCCCGCGTTTCCTTCGCAGCTTCATGCAGGCACTCCTTCGGCCCGTGACCTGGAGCATGGCCTGGCGCAACGTCGGACGGAATCCGCGCCGAACGCTGATCGTCGGGTCGGCCATCGCCATCGGCCTGGGTGCGACCATCGTTGCGATGGCCGTGAACTACGGAATGATCTTCGAGATGGTGGCCTCGGCGATTCGTACCGAGGTCGGCCACGTGCAGGTTCATGGGCGGGGCTACGATGCCAAGCCGGGCATCGAGTTCCGTATCGAGCCGGATCAGGGCGTGACTCCGGAGCTCGTGGCGGATCTGCCCGAGGTGGTGGCCTGGGCACCGCGCGTGCGCGACGAAGGCCTGGTCTCGTCGCCGCGAGCCAGCGCAGGCGTGCGGCTGGTGGCGATCGATCCTCTGCGGGAAGCAGAGGTGTCGGTGATCGATGAATCCGTCACCCAGGGTGGCTTCCTGGGCGATGAGCCCCGCCGCGTGTTGATCGGCGAGCGGCTTGCCGATCGCCTGCAAGTGGGAGTGGACGACAAGGTCGTGCTCTCCGTGCAGGACGTATCGGGGGATCTGACCGGCGAGGCCTACCGGGTCGCGGGCTTGTTCCGCACGCCTTCCCGGGAACTCGACGAAGGTGCGGTCTTCCTGCCGATCGGAGAAGCCCAGCGTCTGCTGGGCATCGGCGAGGCAATTTCTGAGGTCGTGATCGTCTCGAACGACGATCGACAGCTCGAAGCCCTGGCCGCGAGGCTCCAAGAGCGGCTCGGTGCAGAGTTGGAGGTTCAAACCTGGGAAGAGCTGCGCCCCATGCTGGTCTCGATGATCAAGATCTTCGACGAGATGGGCTGGATCATGTACGCGGCCATCTTCATTGCGATGGCCTTCGGCATCGCCAACGTGCTGCTGATGTCCCTCTACGAGCGCATTCGTGAGATCGGCATCGTGCTCTCCCTCGGCATGCCTCCGGCCCGGCTGGTGGCCTCACTGATGGTGGAGTCGCTGATCCTGACCCTCGTGGGTGTGGCCTTCGGGCTGGTCGTCGGGCTGCTCGGTGTCTGGGCGCTCTCAGACGGCATCGATCTCTCAGCCTGGGCCGACGGCTTGGATGCGTACGGGATGTCCCCGGTGATCGTGCCCGTGGTGCGCAGCAGCGATCTAGCGCAACCCCTGGCCATCGCAGTGTTCACCGCAATTTTCGCGAGTTTGTGGCCCGCGGTTCGTGCCGTACGTATTCGGCCGGCCGAAGCCGTGCGCCACGTCTAG
- a CDS encoding ABC transporter ATP-binding protein produces the protein MLEATDVSKVYETRGVETVALQGVNLSIGEGEFTALAGPSGSGKTTLLNLFGALDVPTRGVIRLEGQDLGALSSAELAHLRLQKLGFIFQAYNLIPVLSARENVEFVMELQGVHAAERQERAMAMLAEVGLGDMADKRPLEMSGGQQQRVAVARAIVSRPRVVLADEPTANLDSKTAETLLDLMQEMNQRHHVTFLFSTHDPLVIEKSRRTVRLRDGQVVDDERKAA, from the coding sequence ATGCTCGAAGCGACCGATGTATCCAAAGTGTACGAGACGCGGGGGGTGGAAACCGTCGCCCTGCAAGGCGTGAACCTCAGCATCGGCGAGGGCGAGTTCACGGCGCTTGCCGGGCCCAGCGGGTCGGGCAAGACGACGCTGCTGAACCTCTTCGGTGCGCTCGATGTGCCGACTCGCGGAGTGATCCGTCTGGAGGGCCAGGATCTGGGCGCGCTTTCATCGGCTGAACTTGCCCACCTCCGGCTGCAGAAGCTGGGATTCATCTTTCAGGCCTACAACCTCATTCCCGTGCTCTCCGCGCGGGAGAACGTCGAGTTCGTGATGGAGCTGCAAGGTGTGCATGCTGCAGAGCGCCAGGAGCGCGCCATGGCGATGCTGGCTGAAGTAGGGCTGGGCGACATGGCGGACAAGCGCCCGTTGGAGATGAGCGGGGGCCAGCAGCAGCGGGTGGCCGTGGCGCGGGCGATCGTGAGCCGCCCACGGGTGGTGCTGGCCGACGAACCGACGGCCAACCTGGATTCGAAGACCGCCGAAACGCTCCTCGATCTGATGCAGGAGATGAACCAGCGGCACCACGTCACCTTCCTCTTCTCTACCCACGATCCGCTGGTGATCGAGAAGTCTCGGCGAACCGTCCGATTGCGCGACGGCCAGGTCGTCGACGATGAGCGCAAAGCCGCATGA